In Hymenobacter sublimis, a single genomic region encodes these proteins:
- the hscB gene encoding Fe-S protein assembly co-chaperone HscB: protein MTPNYFEFYELPETFQPDEAALKRRYYALSREYHPDFHATESPERQQEILQLATLNTNAYRTLADPDQRMAYILSQHHLLEEGKQELPPDFLMEVMELNEQLMELEFEPDPAVVEHVTREVNALTDTLEAGIEPVLAGYPGLPADARPRALEQVQTYYLKKRYLLRIRESLAKFATRS from the coding sequence ATGACTCCCAACTACTTCGAGTTTTACGAGCTGCCAGAAACCTTTCAGCCCGATGAGGCCGCGCTCAAGCGCCGCTACTACGCGCTCAGCCGCGAATATCACCCTGACTTCCACGCCACCGAGAGCCCCGAGCGCCAACAGGAAATTCTGCAACTGGCTACGCTCAACACCAACGCCTACCGCACCCTCGCCGATCCTGACCAGCGAATGGCCTACATTTTAAGTCAGCACCACCTGTTAGAAGAGGGAAAACAGGAGCTACCCCCAGATTTTTTAATGGAAGTAATGGAGCTTAATGAACAGCTCATGGAGCTGGAATTTGAGCCCGATCCAGCCGTCGTGGAACACGTCACCCGTGAAGTCAACGCCCTGACGGACACGCTGGAAGCAGGCATTGAACCGGTACTAGCCGGCTACCCCGGTTTGCCCGCAGATGCCCGCCCTCGGGCCCTAGAACAAGTGCAAACCTATTATTTGAAAAAGCGCTACCTGTTGCGCATTCGCGAAAGTCTGGCTAAGTTTGCTACCCGTTCATGA
- a CDS encoding putative quinol monooxygenase, with amino-acid sequence MLIRIVRMTFTPEAVPEFLQIFRDSEPLIRQMLGCRFLELWQDAEQPNVFCTHSHWDSADALNAYRGSELFGQVWPATKRLFAAAPVAFSVHRVDTDSLPMDMA; translated from the coding sequence ATGCTGATTCGTATTGTGCGCATGACTTTCACGCCGGAAGCAGTGCCGGAATTTCTGCAGATTTTTCGGGACTCAGAGCCCTTGATTCGGCAGATGCTTGGGTGCCGGTTTCTGGAGTTGTGGCAGGACGCGGAGCAGCCGAACGTCTTCTGCACGCATAGTCACTGGGATTCTGCCGATGCGCTAAATGCCTACCGAGGCTCCGAACTATTTGGCCAGGTATGGCCGGCCACCAAGCGCCTTTTTGCCGCCGCGCCCGTCGCCTTTTCGGTACACCGCGTAGATACGGACAGCTTACCCATGGACATGGCATAG
- a CDS encoding SAM hydrolase/SAM-dependent halogenase family protein, translated as MGLITFLSDFGYRDHYVAAVKARILQLAPEVPVLDITHGIEPFNIAHAMHVLSSVYQDFPVGTVHLVGVNDIGSPRAAWHAAHFRGHYFVSANNGLLPLLCDGQPEELVALGVGHPITASPTRDLLAPAAVRLAQGEALGSLGPAATDVYQLLNRQLRLQDNRITGHVVHVDHYGNLVTDITRTAVEVIGRNRSFTIHFARETVREIAPHFQAIAPGEAVCIFNSCDQLCIGINQGNASELLGLHFDSQVDIRFPPDAV; from the coding sequence ATGGGCTTGATTACGTTTCTGTCTGACTTTGGATACCGCGACCATTACGTGGCCGCCGTCAAGGCGCGGATTCTACAGTTGGCCCCCGAGGTGCCGGTGCTGGACATCACGCACGGCATTGAGCCCTTCAATATTGCCCACGCCATGCACGTGCTCAGCTCTGTGTACCAGGATTTTCCGGTGGGCACAGTGCATCTGGTGGGCGTCAACGACATTGGCTCGCCCCGCGCCGCCTGGCACGCCGCCCACTTCCGGGGTCACTATTTCGTGTCGGCCAATAACGGACTGCTACCCCTCCTCTGCGATGGGCAGCCCGAAGAGCTGGTAGCCCTGGGCGTGGGCCACCCCATCACGGCCTCCCCCACCCGCGACCTGCTGGCTCCCGCGGCCGTGCGGCTGGCTCAAGGCGAAGCGCTCGGCTCCCTGGGCCCAGCCGCTACCGACGTGTACCAGCTCCTGAACCGGCAGCTGCGCCTGCAAGACAACCGCATCACTGGGCACGTGGTGCACGTGGATCATTACGGCAATCTTGTCACGGACATCACACGCACGGCAGTGGAGGTTATTGGGCGCAACCGCTCGTTTACCATCCATTTCGCCCGCGAAACCGTGCGCGAAATTGCCCCGCACTTCCAGGCCATTGCTCCGGGTGAAGCGGTCTGCATTTTCAATAGCTGCGACCAGCTCTGCATTGGCATTAACCAGGGCAATGCCTCGGAGCTGCTGGGGTTGCACTTCGATTCGCAGGTAGATATTCGCTTCCCTCCCGACGCCGTCTAG
- a CDS encoding PhoH family protein, with protein sequence MVEKVITLENVSLVEFLGPDNQNIRQLAAAFPGSKIISRGNEIKIQGQTAVISRINEILSALLEHYHQYGQITDKTVSQYLTSADEDQQDRMLAASPDVILFGAKGGVIKAKTANQQRLVDAVLKNDLVFALGPAGTGKTYISVALAVRALKNKEVKKIIISRPVVEAGESLGFLPGDMKEKVDPYLRPIYDALEDMLPPEKFKFYLENKTIEIAPLAYMRGRTLNNAFVLLDEAQNTTPSQLKMFLTRMGPNAKVMVNGDRSQIDLPTKQKSGLIQALDILRDVRDIGFVEMTSEDVVRHRLVKQIVQAYDKFDVQQQKDQANRPVREYQPSYRRRQDEVAHQDPGKHPDARREDDGTRELPVNQEQ encoded by the coding sequence TTGGTCGAGAAAGTCATCACGCTCGAAAATGTGTCCCTGGTTGAGTTCCTCGGACCCGATAACCAAAATATCCGTCAGCTGGCCGCGGCCTTTCCTGGCAGTAAAATCATCTCACGCGGCAACGAAATCAAGATTCAGGGCCAAACGGCCGTAATCAGCCGCATCAACGAAATCCTGTCGGCCCTGCTGGAGCACTACCACCAGTACGGTCAGATTACCGACAAAACCGTCAGCCAGTACCTGACCTCGGCCGACGAGGACCAGCAGGACCGGATGCTGGCCGCTTCTCCCGACGTGATTCTGTTTGGGGCCAAAGGCGGCGTCATCAAAGCCAAGACCGCCAACCAGCAGCGCCTCGTAGATGCCGTGCTCAAGAACGACTTAGTGTTTGCGCTAGGGCCGGCCGGAACGGGTAAAACCTATATTTCGGTAGCGCTAGCCGTGCGGGCGCTTAAAAACAAAGAGGTCAAGAAAATTATCATTTCCCGCCCGGTGGTAGAAGCTGGCGAGAGCCTAGGCTTCTTGCCCGGTGATATGAAGGAGAAGGTAGACCCCTACCTGCGCCCGATTTATGACGCGCTGGAGGACATGCTGCCGCCCGAGAAGTTTAAGTTCTACCTCGAAAACAAAACCATTGAAATTGCGCCCCTGGCCTACATGCGCGGCCGGACGCTGAACAATGCCTTTGTGCTCCTGGATGAGGCCCAGAACACTACCCCCAGCCAGCTCAAGATGTTTCTGACCCGCATGGGCCCGAACGCTAAAGTGATGGTGAACGGTGACCGGAGCCAAATTGACTTGCCTACCAAGCAGAAGTCTGGGCTGATTCAAGCCCTGGACATCCTGCGCGATGTGCGCGACATTGGCTTCGTGGAAATGACTTCGGAAGACGTGGTGCGCCACCGGCTGGTGAAGCAAATTGTGCAGGCTTACGACAAGTTTGATGTGCAGCAGCAGAAGGACCAGGCCAACCGCCCGGTGCGCGAGTACCAGCCGTCCTACCGTCGGCGCCAAGACGAAGTTGCCCACCAAGACCCGGGTAAGCACCCCGACGCCCGCCGCGAAGACGACGGCACTCGCGAGCTGCCGGTAAACCAGGAGCAGTAA
- a CDS encoding GNAT family N-acetyltransferase: MIQVARIASPQDPSLNDALAIRHTVFVLGQNVPAELEHDSHDRTDATHYLARTAEGTPCGAARWRVTEVGVKLERFAVLEAYRNQQVGAALLAAVVRDVRASHPEALVYLNAQLPAVRFYERHGFEKVGEKFVEADIEHYKMKLT, from the coding sequence GTGATACAGGTAGCCCGCATTGCCTCCCCGCAAGACCCCAGCCTCAACGACGCGCTGGCCATTCGTCATACGGTGTTTGTGCTGGGGCAGAACGTGCCCGCTGAGCTAGAGCACGACTCCCATGACCGCACCGACGCCACGCACTACCTGGCCCGCACGGCCGAAGGCACGCCCTGCGGGGCCGCCCGGTGGCGCGTCACGGAGGTAGGAGTGAAGCTGGAGCGCTTTGCAGTGCTGGAGGCCTACCGCAACCAGCAGGTAGGAGCCGCGCTGTTGGCCGCCGTGGTTCGGGATGTGCGCGCCAGCCATCCGGAGGCGCTGGTGTACCTGAACGCCCAACTTCCTGCTGTGCGCTTCTACGAGCGGCACGGGTTTGAGAAGGTAGGAGAGAAGTTTGTGGAGGCCGACATTGAGCATTATAAAATGAAGCTAACGTAG